The sequence GGCACGATTCTGGCCGTGGACGAGATCAACGCCAAGGGCGGCCTGCTCGGCAAGCGCAAGATCGAGGTCGTCAAGGCCGACGAGAACGCCGGCACGGACGCGAACGTCAAGGAGCTGCGGCGCCTCAAGGTCTCCGAGAAGATCGACTTCTTCACCGGCATCACGTCCAGCGGCAACACGCCGGCGCTGGGCCCCGTCGCGGAAGAGCTGAAGGTGCTCACCATCTTCGTTGACGGCTGCACCGACTTTCTGTTCGACAAGGCCGTCCCGGATCCGAAGTACATCTTCCGCATTACGAACATCCAGTCGGCCGACGGCGTCACCGCGGCGATCGCGATGGCGCAGACGTACCCGCACGTGCAGCGCATCGCACACATCCATCCCGACTACTCGTACGGCCGGAACGCCTTCCAGCACGTCAAGGTCGTGAGCGAGAAGCTGCTGCCAGGCTCGCAGGTCGTCATGGAGGGATGGCCCAAGCTCGGCACCACGGATTTCGCCGCGCACATCACCAAGGCGATCTCCGCGAAGCCGGACATCCTCTTCACCTCGGTCTGGGGCGGCGACTACATCGCATTCTATAAGCAGGCGCTGGGGTACGGCCTCTACAAGAAGATGAAGTACGCCACCACGCTGGCGCTCGGCGTCGCGCCGCAGGCGATCGGCAAAGACCACCCCGAGGGCGTGATCGGCGGCTGCCACGCGAACTACTACTTCACATTCCCGGCAGGCCAGAAGTGGCCGCTCAACAACGCATTCGTCAACGCCTACTACGCGAAGTGGAAGGAGTACCCGAACTTCCAGGCCGAGGGCGGGTACACCGCCATGCACATGCTGCACACGGCGATCCAGAAGGCGAATAAACTCACCGGCAGCTGGCCGGACGACGAGGCGATCATCGGCCAGCTCGAGGGCGCGGGCTACGCCGGCCCCGGCGGTTACGTGTGGTTCCGTCCGGACAACCATCAGGGCTACAAGGATGCAATGACCGGCTTCACCAAGAACTACCCGAACTACCCGTTCCAGACGATGGACACGAGCCGGGTCATCACGATCCCGATCCGGAGC is a genomic window of bacterium containing:
- a CDS encoding ABC transporter substrate-binding protein translates to MVDQSRTDNKKPKNEKNEVSRRDFFSQMGITVGAAAIGAAALGGAAGHLVDPEPVRAQGKIPDTPYKVGQMTFFSGPAAVLGEPMYKGTILAVDEINAKGGLLGKRKIEVVKADENAGTDANVKELRRLKVSEKIDFFTGITSSGNTPALGPVAEELKVLTIFVDGCTDFLFDKAVPDPKYIFRITNIQSADGVTAAIAMAQTYPHVQRIAHIHPDYSYGRNAFQHVKVVSEKLLPGSQVVMEGWPKLGTTDFAAHITKAISAKPDILFTSVWGGDYIAFYKQALGYGLYKKMKYATTLALGVAPQAIGKDHPEGVIGGCHANYYFTFPAGQKWPLNNAFVNAYYAKWKEYPNFQAEGGYTAMHMLHTAIQKANKLTGSWPDDEAIIGQLEGAGYAGPGGYVWFRPDNHQGYKDAMTGFTKNYPNYPFQTMDTSRVITIPIRSITAPPGWPAPKGDDTRTSDWINKTWPKVTG